A window of Agrobacterium tumefaciens contains these coding sequences:
- a CDS encoding ABC transporter substrate-binding protein — MKINYRNKAAALALALLAGTAIASSARADDGVAAGDTSGKKIAFSNSYAGNSFRQVMIKSFQDMGAKAKADGKIADTAVVSANNSVTEQASQIQNLILQGYDAIIVLAGSDTALNGAIKEACDAGIVVVAFASGVTEPCAYVVDYNLNSYAKAELDFIKSKMGDKPANILEIRGMAGDGFDKRLHDGVVKALAEHPDYKSVGEVYGQWTATVAQKEVSGILPSLPKVDAVLTQGGDGYGAAQAFKAAKRDLPIIIMGNRQDELALWKQEHDASGYETFSLGATPSVSQVAFWVAQQILAGKKVPKFVEVPLLQINQPDLDAWLKTVPEGGVVNAQYPQDLVAKIIDANVNKTDLPAVPAPK; from the coding sequence ATGAAGATCAATTACAGAAACAAGGCTGCGGCACTTGCGCTTGCGCTGCTTGCCGGCACAGCCATCGCCTCGTCTGCGCGCGCCGATGACGGTGTCGCTGCAGGTGACACCAGCGGCAAGAAGATCGCATTCAGCAATTCCTATGCCGGCAACTCGTTTCGCCAGGTCATGATCAAGAGCTTCCAGGATATGGGAGCCAAGGCGAAGGCTGATGGCAAGATCGCCGACACGGCCGTCGTCAGTGCTAATAACTCGGTCACCGAGCAGGCCTCGCAAATCCAGAATCTCATCCTGCAGGGTTATGACGCCATCATCGTATTGGCTGGCTCGGACACGGCTCTCAACGGTGCGATCAAGGAGGCCTGCGACGCAGGTATCGTTGTCGTTGCCTTCGCCAGCGGTGTGACCGAGCCATGTGCATATGTCGTCGACTACAACTTGAATTCCTACGCCAAGGCCGAGCTTGATTTCATTAAGTCGAAGATGGGCGACAAGCCAGCCAATATCCTTGAGATCCGCGGCATGGCCGGTGACGGTTTCGACAAGCGTCTGCATGACGGTGTCGTCAAGGCTCTCGCCGAACATCCGGATTACAAGAGTGTCGGCGAAGTCTATGGTCAGTGGACCGCGACCGTAGCGCAAAAGGAAGTTTCCGGCATTCTTCCGTCGCTGCCGAAGGTCGATGCGGTCCTCACGCAGGGTGGCGATGGCTATGGCGCAGCTCAGGCCTTCAAGGCTGCCAAGCGGGATCTGCCGATCATCATCATGGGTAACCGTCAGGACGAACTGGCGCTCTGGAAGCAGGAGCATGACGCTTCCGGCTATGAGACGTTCTCCCTTGGTGCAACACCGTCCGTCTCCCAGGTCGCTTTCTGGGTGGCCCAACAAATCCTCGCTGGAAAGAAAGTACCCAAGTTCGTCGAGGTTCCCCTGCTGCAGATCAATCAGCCGGATCTCGATGCCTGGCTGAAGACAGTTCCCGAGGGCGGCGTGGTCAACGCGCAATATCCGCAGGACCTTGTTGCCAAGATCATCGATGCAAATGTCAACAAGACCGATCTTCCGGCCGTTCCCGCCCCGAAGTGA
- a CDS encoding GntR family transcriptional regulator → MIGDKLNSQPAGGLESINLRMPIAPQVYERIRRAIITLAILPSEALSEKELSLQLGVSRTPVREALIRLADEGLIDILPQRGSFVAPIRIRDVEEAQFIRESLEVAVVGRLAGQCSPQFLIDIKANLARQELAVAQEDGDLFLELDEAFHRSFCEEAGLSKSWRVIQTVKLQMDRVRYLSLPDSSHLRTLLAQHCQIVRAIEQKEPEAARKEMAAHLKEVLATAHWLSVQRADLVES, encoded by the coding sequence ATGATCGGTGACAAGCTTAATTCGCAGCCTGCAGGAGGACTGGAGTCCATCAATCTTCGCATGCCGATTGCGCCCCAGGTCTACGAACGCATCCGTCGCGCCATCATCACCCTTGCGATCCTTCCATCAGAAGCCCTTAGCGAAAAGGAGCTGTCGTTGCAGCTGGGCGTCAGTCGCACACCGGTGCGTGAAGCGCTTATCCGCCTTGCAGATGAGGGCTTGATCGACATCCTTCCTCAGCGCGGAAGCTTTGTGGCTCCCATACGGATCAGAGATGTGGAGGAAGCGCAGTTCATTCGTGAGTCCCTCGAAGTCGCGGTGGTAGGGCGTCTGGCCGGGCAATGTTCTCCCCAGTTCCTGATCGACATCAAGGCTAATCTGGCCCGGCAGGAGCTTGCTGTGGCGCAGGAAGATGGCGATCTCTTCCTGGAGCTGGACGAGGCCTTTCACAGAAGTTTCTGCGAAGAGGCTGGTCTTTCCAAAAGCTGGCGTGTCATCCAGACCGTAAAGCTGCAGATGGACCGCGTTCGCTACCTCAGCCTTCCGGACTCCAGCCATTTGCGGACCCTTCTTGCACAGCATTGCCAAATTGTCCGTGCAATCGAGCAGAAAGAGCCGGAAGCCGCACGAAAAGAAATGGCGGCGCACCTCAAGGAAGTACTCGCGACGGCGCATTGGCTCAGCGTTCAGCGCGCGGACCTCGTGGAGAGTTGA
- a CDS encoding LysR family transcriptional regulator — MTVTITLKQLEALYWIAQSGTFERAAAKMNTTQSAISKRIQELEAASGIVIFDRSLRGARLTERGEYLVAIAQEMLERHDRIISLKTDQKPPMRKLRLGVTELTAMTWLPRLVAALQETYPSIILEPEVDMSRDLYGRLLDETIDLVVIPEAFVAPEITALRVAEVENVWMAHPGLVDASRPLHLSELAQYPALIQGGRSGSGLYFSKWLKSEGVKFGHYISSDSLVAMIGLTVAGIGVSYVPRQCFQPLVDEGKLVVLETRPKLPLVPYAAMYRNDRPSTIVQSVAKLAARVCDFSQQFQS, encoded by the coding sequence GTGACCGTGACGATAACCTTGAAGCAGCTGGAGGCCTTGTATTGGATTGCGCAATCCGGCACTTTCGAGCGTGCTGCGGCGAAAATGAACACCACTCAATCCGCGATATCGAAACGCATTCAAGAGCTTGAGGCCGCGTCTGGGATCGTGATTTTTGATCGAAGCCTTCGTGGTGCTCGCCTGACAGAAAGAGGTGAGTATCTCGTCGCAATCGCTCAGGAAATGCTGGAGCGTCACGACCGCATCATTTCATTAAAAACCGACCAAAAGCCGCCTATGCGAAAACTCCGGTTGGGTGTGACTGAACTTACGGCCATGACGTGGCTGCCGCGCCTTGTGGCAGCGTTGCAGGAGACTTACCCCTCGATAATTCTCGAGCCGGAGGTCGACATGAGCCGTGATCTCTATGGAAGGCTTTTGGATGAAACCATCGATCTCGTTGTCATCCCCGAGGCTTTTGTTGCGCCGGAAATTACTGCATTACGCGTTGCGGAAGTTGAAAATGTCTGGATGGCTCATCCCGGTTTGGTGGATGCGTCCAGGCCCCTGCATCTTTCGGAACTTGCACAATATCCGGCGCTTATTCAGGGAGGCCGATCTGGTTCTGGCCTCTATTTTTCGAAATGGTTGAAGTCGGAAGGCGTTAAATTCGGACACTATATTTCGAGTGACAGCCTCGTCGCCATGATAGGCTTGACGGTAGCGGGCATTGGAGTTAGCTACGTACCTCGTCAATGCTTCCAGCCTCTTGTTGATGAAGGCAAGTTAGTGGTGCTGGAAACCCGTCCCAAATTGCCGTTGGTGCCCTACGCAGCGATGTATCGAAACGATCGGCCTTCCACGATTGTGCAGTCCGTCGCAAAACTCGCAGCTAGAGTATGTGACTTTTCTCAGCAGTTTCAGTCATAG